The nucleotide window TCTTCCGTAAAAGTGCCTTCGCTCGCTGCGAATAAATCATCGTAGAATACAGCGCCAGAAGTGATTAGATAAGGATACACATAAAGCGAAATACCAAGTGTAATTAACCAAGAAGCTAAAATCAATACTAGTCCACCAAATGCAGCACCGGCAGAAATTGTGGAGATAACTTGGGATGGATCAGTAGAATAATAAGATGAAGTAGCTGCTCCACTAAATACAATAACAGATCCGACAATCGCAACAGCAATTGGAATTAAATACCAAAGTAGGAATGTAAGAGATAGTCCGAAAAGTCTACCTTTGTGTCCATTCATCATATGGCGGCTTTCTGTGATAGCGTCTAATGGGGAAATATTAGGATTATCTCTTAAAATGAAGAATGTTTGTGAATAAGAGTAAGTTTTAATAATCCCAGGTACGATTAGTAGTAAGCTCCATAAGAAAGTGAAAATACAAATTAGCAAGTATGCTACGAATGTACGCCCAAATTCTTTAAAGCCACTAAACATATAAGCAACATCAGGTTGTTCTCCGCGGCTAATTGCCAGATACACCCAAGCAACACCGGTGTATAATGGTCCCGTTACTAGTATCATAGCAACCTGACCTACGAAAGGAATCCAACCAAGTATTCCTCCAGTCACTGTTAAGATTAACCATGCGAGCACAAAAATCCCAATGGCAATTCCCCAGTTACCACGTAGCGACTCTTTCGCGGTTCTTTTTACTTGTGAAATAGTCATCATATTGAAAACTCCTTTTTCGTTTATTTTAGTATAATAGCAAAAATACCTACTCCTAAAATAGCATACTTTTAAGGACTAATACAGTAATAAGAGGCGTGATAAAAAAATGCCAGGAAAAAGGATTACATTTCTATTTTTAGGGGAAAAGTAATTCTATGTAGTATGACTAATTTGGAGGTGGCGCAAATGGCCCATGAGAATTTAAGAGAATTAGAAGATCAATTAATTGAGTTGCGACAAACGTATCAAGAAGTAATCAGTGAAACAAGGGATTTTGAAGACCCTCAACTCCAAAATGGACCAATCAATGCATCGGAAGTTAGATTAAGTGCATTACGTCACGAAATCGCCGAAGTAGAGAAAAAAATCAAAAAAGCAGAGAGCGAAACCGAATAAGAAAAAGGCGTCCATTTGTTAATTTAGCAGAGGGGCGTTTCTTTTACGTAGATTTGGAGGTATAGCGATGAAGCCAATTTTTGCGGTAGGAGATGTGCACGGAGAAGTGACGCTTTTAGACGAGTTGCTGGAAAACTGGGATAAGGAGCGCGAACGGCTTTTGTTTGTAGGAGATTTGATTGATCGCGGCGAAAACCCAGCGGCGGTACTTAGAAAAGTAAAGGCATTGGCGGACCAAACAGATGTGATCGTTTTAAAAGGAAATCACGAACAAATGCTACTTGATTTTCTCGAGAATCCCACAGAAAAAATGCACTATTATTTAAGCCAAGGCGGAATGGAAACCATTCAATCTTTAATCGCCGACTCCTTAGATAAAAAAATGACGCCAGAAGGATTAGCAGAACGGATTAAAAATGAGGCTTCGGAACTGATTGATTTTATCCGGAATTTGCCACTTTATTATGAAGAAGGCAAGTATGTATTTGTGCATGCGGGAGTGGATTTTTCTAAAAAAGATTGGCATGATACCGAGGAGCGCGATTTTTTCTGGATTCGCGAACCATTTTTATTTGGGAAGAACAATACGGGGAAAGTCTTTATTTTCGGGCATACCCCAGTGCAAAATTTACATAGTAATGGAAGTTCGGGTATTTGGGTTTCGGAAGATAAAACGAGGCTCGATATTGATGGTGGCGCGGTTTTTGGCGGGGAGCTTCACGGAGTTGTCGTGGAAGAAAATCTCATTACCAAAAGTTTTTCAGTAAAAAAATAAGCATCAAATGGGCTTTTTTAAGAGCTCATTTGATGCTTTTTTAGTTAATAATACGGTGCCATAAATAAGTATACTAATACGCCAGTTAAGCTGACATATAGCCAAATCGGCATAGTCCAACGAACGATTTTTTTATGTTTATCAATTTGCATCGTCCAGCCCCATACAAGTGCAAAAAGCGCGAGTGGAACGACGATTGCCGCTAAGAAACTATGTGTAATTAAGATGAAAAAGTAGATTGGACGGATAATCCCAACTCCGCCAAATGTGGAAGTTTCTGCTGAAATATAATGAAACGTTAAGTAAGTTACTAAGAAGAATAACGTTGATGTAAATGCTGCTAAAATGAAGCCACGATGCATTTTAATGTTTTTCTTTTTTATAATCGCCCAAAGTGCAATAACTAAAAATACAAAGGTAAAACTATTAAAGATGGCGTTCATGCGCGGGAAAATAGTAATGTCAAAATGCACTGCTCCTTGATAACCAATTGGTGAGAAGAATAGTAGCAAAATCACCACAACCGCGATAAATGAAATAATCATTATCGGCCAAAAATAGTTTTTTTCTGATGTCGGCTTTGTGAGTTTTTCTTTATTTTGTTCCATGAAAAAAATAGCCCCCTAAATATAAAAATTGCTGTACTTCTTTCATTATACATGACGAACATATCGGATGCGAAAGATTGAGCTTTTAAGGTATAATAGGTTTTGAAAGGGTGTTTCGTATGTCGATAATTGCACGAGAATTAACAAAAGCGGAAGAAGCCGAAATTATCCGTTTAAAAGAAGAAGGCGAAGTAATGCTCCAAACGGACGGAACTCCAGAAGAACGAATCGAGAAAATTGCTGCGTACTTAAAAGATACCTCGCCAGACCCTGATTTGGCAGAAGAACTAGGTTACGTTTTAGGCTCATTATACGGAGAAGCGGCGCGGGAAAAGTATCAGTGGAAATGGCTGTTTGTAGCTGAAAATGATTTAGAGGGCTACGCGATTACGTCGAAAGAGCATGGCTATACGTTTATGGTGCATGATTATTTTATGCAAGTAATCGTTCAGAATAAACCGGATAATAGTAAAATGTTATTTGAGTTAATGGTTGATATGACAGGTAATCGGGATGATTTTCGGATGATTGGGTGAGGAGAATAGTTAGTAATAATGGAAGTTGAAGCAGTCCATTGCATAAAGAAGACTAAGAAAAGAATTTATCAAAATAAAATGTAATGGTTGCGAAAGGAGCGAAATATATGTCTAAAGGTATTGATTTTAAAAGTATAGACAACAGCATGAATATCCCACGTATTGGAGGCGAAAGTCTTTTACCTAATGATATAGGTTGGCCAGTAAATCCTAATGGAGAAAATTTAACTTTTATTATGAATTTACCAACGAATTTTCTAAATGAAACTCATCAATTTAATTATCCAGAAGATAAAACTATCTCGGTATTTACAACATATAATAAGGGATACTTTTTGGATTTAATTGGATACCATGGTGATGAAGATGAGTTAGAGGGGATCAAGGACGGATTCACAAAGGTTATTATGCATTCTGTCGGTACACTGCGAAATGAATCTGAGTTTTTAATCCCAGCAAAAGAGATTATATTGGGTGAAGAAGTAGTTGAACTGGATTATTTTCGTGGTTCACTTATTGGTGAAAATCCAGTGTTTTTGCAAAATGAACAGCTTGCATTGGGTAATTATAGATTTTGCTTGCAAATATATGAAGGTGATTTTCCAGAAGAATTTGGAACTATATTTAATTTAGGTGATTCTGTAGGTTATCTCTATTTAAATGAAGAAGTTTCAGAAGATATTGGATTATTCTTCACGCAATGTACCTAAAGACTGTAAAAATACAGATGATGAAATATAATTTATCTGGCTTTTCGCGCGAAGAATTTATGCCTATTGTAGGAAAAATTTCGCATAAATTATGCAAAGAATGGCACTCAGTTATCGATGTTCATGGGAAGCATTTTGGCAAGGATAAGACGATGGATGAAACGTGGTTATTGGAAAGTTAATAATAGCAATGGAAGCCGTGATTTTTGGCTTCTTTTTTTTGTGCTGATAAATTACTTTTTGGGTTGAAAAGGCGCCGACACTTTTTTGCCATATTTTAAGAAGAAATCACTTATTTTAATAGACTTTTCGCATGAGCCTATAGGTATAATTATAGTAATTAAGTAAGCCAGTTTTTAATACATACAGACTAAACATAAGGAGGAACAATATTGAAGAAACTAGCGAAACTCATAATAGCATTTAGTGTTATTTGTTCTATTATCATCGTCCCTGTTGATATGCCTGTGAAAGCGGAGGAAAGTAATAAACGTGATGACCTGATTAAGTCCGTGAGTTTTTATAAATCGAATGGACAAAGTCTTACCGCGAAGGAAAAATATAATGAACAACTAGATTATTTTTTGGAAGTGGCTTTTGGCGGGAATTCTTTCAAGAAAGGTGATTATTTTGATGTGACCTTATCAACGGATGCTTTGTTTTACACGGATAAAGTATATGATTTGAAAATCGATGTTGATCCAACTGCAGCTGTAAATGAGCAAGTGGTCGGGAATGTTCGTGTGATACAAAATAATGATGTTTACACACTGCGCATTTATTTTACAGAAGATTCGGATTCTTTATTCGTGAACAGTTTTAATGGGACGTTTAAAATACAAGTAATGCCAGCGCATGGCGATAAAAATCTCATCAACTTATCGTATAATGGGGCTCGTCAAAATTTTAAAAACATTGGTACGAGTAGCGTTGAATTAAATGTCGATATGGCAAGTGATTGGCCGCCGGTTGGGATAAGTGATTTTTCGAAAGTGAACGGTGATTTATACCATGCGATACTAGTATATGAAAAGCCGAAAAGTAAAGTGAATTATGAAACGGAAATTTTAGTATCTTATCCGCTTTTTGAGAAACGGATTCCGCTTGGCAATGTCCAAAATATTAAAATTGAAATTTGGGATGAAGCGAAGGGAATATATCGGTTAGGTGTAGCTGGCGTTGATTACGGCACGATTACATATGACGTCGGAACGCCATTTGTGGGTGGACCGGTTTTTCAAATGAATTGTACTATTCCGTTCAAAGGGATTTCCACGAGAACGCGGGTTAGTTTTGATATTGATACGAATGTGGATGGGAAGCCTGGGACAACGGATCCGTATCTTGTTAGTCTTTCTTCGGTGGCATCTGCAACAAAATCACTTCAATTTTATCCAGTGAATAATGGGAATGCGAATATTAGCGCTACTTTTTATGGCAAAGTAACTACGAAGTTTGAGGATGAATTAGGCAATCCGATTACTTTTGCTGACTATAGCGCGGCAACTATTCCCGGAAAAGTTAATCAAGCTGGCAAATATGAAATAACGGAACCTTTTTTATATAATTCGACACAAAATATCGATAAACATGCGTTTGATAATTTGTTAAGCGCAAACAAATATAAATTGCTTAGTGTAACTTCGAATAATAAGCTTTCTGAGACGACAGACAACTTAAATATACAAATCAAGCGAGGTTTTCAAAATGATGTCTTGTATAAAATAAAAGCACTTCAAAAGCCGGTTATCAGCGCGCTTCCGGAAATGGAATATAGTAAAACGGTGACGCGCACGGTGGAAGAATTTCTTACGGATGTCGAGGCTAGCACGGATATTCCGGCTGATATAAATAGTGATTTATCCAATGTGAAATGGGGAGTTCCCGGAGATTATCCTGTTCTGCTAACCGCGGTGAATGAAGACAATCAGGCGGCTGATCCTGTTTCTGTTACGATAAAAATCCTTAAAAATCCAGCGCCAATTATTACAGTAGACCCAGAGATAACCTATGATAAAACAGTGACGAAAGACGAAAGTACGCTCCTTAATGAAGTAAATGCGCGAACGAATGATGGTTCGGCAATTATTTCAGATATGGATAAGCAAGTAAAATGGGGCGTGCCGGGTAATTATGAAGTCACTTTGCAAGCGGTGAATGAAGATGGTGTGGCAGCCGAAGCGAAAACGTTTGTAGTGCATATTTTGAAAAGTCCAGCACCGATTATTACGGTGGACCCAGAAATAACCTATCCTAAAACAATGACAAAAACGGAAGCCGAACTCCTACATGAAGTTAACGCTAGGACGAACGATGGCTCCCCGCTAGTTTCAGATATGGATAAGCAAGTGAAATGGGGCGTGCCGGGTAATTATGAGGTCACTTTGCAAGCGGTGAATGAAGATGGTGTGGCAGCAGAAGCGAAAACGTTTGTAGTGCATATTTTGAAAAGTCCAGCGCCGATTATTATGGTAGATCCAGAAATCACGTATGACACCACGATTATAAAAGACGAACAAGATCTATTGCGAGATGTCCGTGCTAGAACGAATGATAATTCAGTGATAACATCTGACGCGGCAACTAAAGTGAAATGGAGGACGCCGGGAAGTTATACCGTGACGTTAAATGCGGTGAATGAAGACGGGATTCCAGCCGAAGCCGTGCAATTTACTGTGAAAATTGTGGAAGCTGAGAAAGCGGCAATTGTTGTTGCGGAAAATCCTGGAGTAACACCCAAGCCAAAAAGGGAAGAGGAGTTAGTGATAAGGAAACTCCCACTAACTGGTGAAACGACTTCAAAAGCGATATTCGTTGGGCTTCTTTGTTTGGGAACTTGGTTTCTAGTTAGAAAAAAATAACAGTAAAAAAAGATAAGTGGGTTCACTTATCTTTTTTTAAGTTACTATTCTTCATCAAAAGCATCAATGGCTACAGGTAAAGCACTTATCACGGTGTTGCCGACCGCGGGCAGGCCAACGAGAATAGCGCTAATAACCTCATCTCGTGTCGCGCCATTTAATTTCGCCATTTTTACGTGGAAGGGTAGTCCGCTTTCGAGGCGGGTGGCGGCCAAAACGGCAATGTATGCGAGTTCCTCTGTTTTCTTGTCGAGCTTGCTTGCGGTATCTAATTTATGTACAGTTTCCATCCAAGCTGCTTGTACTTCAGGAGCTTCTTTTGCGAATACTTCGAATGATTTACTTACTTTCACCAAAATTCATCTCCTATTAAAAGTTTAATAAGCTTTGCACACTTAATCTAGCATAGACTATGTGAAACTTGCAACAAATAAAGCGGACAAGTATGGATTTTCTTGCAAAGTGATTCTGCAATAGGTAAACTTAGTATTACAAAATAGTAGAAAGGAAATTTTATGGATGCTCATATAGAAAAAATACAAGATGTTGTTGAATTAGTTAAGACGAGAAAATATAACGAAGCAGAAAAATTACTTGTTCATTTATACGAAACTTTTCAAACCGAGTCTCCCAAAAACATACCGGAAGTATATTTTAAACGTGATAGGATTGGCTATACTCGTTGGGAAAATACCGAATTAAATGAATTAGGTAAAATAATACAAAAAAACCTGATTTATCTTGATAAACAGGGAATGATTAAATCTGATCTAGTGATTGCATATATTGAAGGTGCAGAGAAAATGAGCGATTTAGAAGGAATGAAAACGACAGATAATTTAAAAGTGTTGGCTGTATTACATGGTATTATGTATGCTTACTCAGCTTAATAATAAAAAACCGCCCAAACACTGGGCGGTTTTTGTATTATCTGTTTTCTGCTTTATTATAAGCACCATGCCAAACAGGGCCGATGAATTCGTTTAATGCGAATCCACCTTTGATAGCTGCTGTGACAAAGTCTTTTGCTTTTGCGACAGCTTCTTCTACAGTTAAACCTTTTGCAAGGCCAGCTGTGATTGCTGCTGCGAACGTACAACCAGCGCCGTGATTGTGGCTTGGGGAAATTTTTTCTACTTCATAAATAGTGAATTCTTTTCCATCGTAAAGTAGGTCGATTGCTTTGTCGCTTTCTAGGGCTTTTCCGCCTTTGATAACAACGTATTTAGCGCCTAATTCGATGATTTTTTTCGCAGCTGCTTTCATATCGTCTAATGTAGTTAATTTGCCAAGACCGGATAATTGGCCGGCTTCGAATAGATTTGGTGTTGTGATTGTTGCTTTTGGTAATAATAAGTCGCGGATTGCTTCGGCATTTTCTGGTTGGATTAGTTCGTCTTCGCCTTTACAAACCATAACTGGGTCGATAACGACATTTTTTAAACCGTATTTATCAATTGCTTCGCGAGTTGCTTTAATGATGTCAATCGAACCAAGCATGCCTGTTTTCATTGCGTCAACTGGGCCGCCAGAAAGGATTGTTTTTAGTTGTTCGCGGACTAGTTGCGCATCAATTGGAGTAACGCCGTGTGCCCAGTTGTTGTCTGGGTCCATAGTTACGATGGTTGTGATTGCGCTAAAACCATAAGTGCCGTATTCTTCAAATGTTTTTAAATCGGCTTGTAGACCGGCGCCGCCACTTGAATCAGATCCTGCAATAGTTAATGTTTTTTTGATTGTCATTAGTGTTTCCTCCTAAAAATAAACTTTAGTCATTTGTTTCTAACATTTTATAAATGGCTGCTGCAACGCCGTGTTCATCATTGGAAAGTGTAACGTGTTTGGATAATTCTTTGACTTCTTCTTCGCCGTTACCCATGGCCACGCTATATCCAGCCATTTTCAGCATTGAAATATCATTCATATTATCTCCAATTGCAAACGTTTCATCAAGTGTTACGCCTAATTTTTCTACATAATATTGTAAGGAAATACCTTTTTGTGCCTCGCGGTGGGTGATTTCAATATTATCGGAAAAAGAAGAGGTGACAGATAGCTCGGAATCATTTTCAAGTTTTTGTTTGGCTTTTGCAAGCACGTCTTTATCAGAAGAGAAGGAGATGAATTTTAGAATGGTTAAATCTTTATTGCCTAAAATGCGCTCTACATCAGGAATTTCGTGGACGTCTTTGGATTCAAAACGTTCTTCCACTTTATCCATGATTGTTTCTGCTGGAACATCTGGGTGGATGCGTTTGTGCATTTCAATCATAAATTCTTTGCCACGGGCTTTATCTGTTGTGATTGGGCCCATGTCAGTGAAAAATTCGGTATACATTCCTAGTTCAGTCAGGGTGTTATAAGTGTTACGCGCTAAGTTTTTATCAATGGGATGTTGCAAAATTATTTTGCCGTGTTCGTCACGAATTTCTGCACCATTCATACAAATCGCCGGTGCGTATAAATTGGCTTTGTTAATCAAACCCATTGCATCGTCATACATACGTCCAGTACAAAGAACGAAATGAATTCCTTTGGCGCGAGCTTTTTCGATTGCCTCGACGTTTTCTTGTGCAATCTCGATATCAGAGTTAAGTAGTGTGCCATCCATGTCTGAAGCAATAACTTTAATCATAATATTTAATTCCTCCCCAATTTTACCTACTTCACTAGAATATCATTTTTTTAAGAAAAATGCACAAAAGGTAGCTGCGCGTAGTTTTTTGGATGGTGCGATTACTTTACTATATTTCTGTCTTTCATTTGGTTATAATGGATAAGAATAAAACGTGGATAGGATGTGTCAGGATGAAAACAGAACTAGAAAAGATGATTGCAGGAGAAATGTATGATCCTAGCGACAGAGAGCTTGCACACGGAAGAAATCGTGCGCGTAAGTTCTGCAGAGAGATTAACGATACAATGGATTCAGCGTCCCGTTCCAGTGTGTTAAAACGTCTTTTTGGTGGCACAAAAGAAAATGTTTATGTTGAACCAGATTTTCGTGTAGATTACGGTTCTAATATTTATGTTGGTGAGAATTTTTATGCTAATTTTGATTGTGTAATTTTAGATGTGTGTGAAGTACATATTGGTGATAACTGCATGATGGCGCCGGGGGTTCATATTTATACGGCAACGCATCCGCTTGATCCAGTGGAACGTAATAGTGGTTTAGAGCTTGGGAAACCAGTTGAAATTGGTGATAATGTCTGGATTGGCGGACGAGCAATTATTAACCCTGGTGTGAAGCTTGGAAATAATGTCGTTGTTGCGTCAGGCGCAGTTGTTACGAAAAGCTTTCCTGATAATGTTGTTGTTGCTGGAAATCCAGCGCGTGTTATTAAAACAATTGAGGTTGAGGAAAAATGATTATTTCAGATGCAAAGATTTTTGAGCAAATGGAAAGTGAGTTAGCTAAAGCAAGAGCAGCGACAACAAAAGCGAGCCAAGATAAGCATTTGCATGGCTTGATGCTACTCGTCCAGCTTGCGAAAACGGGTGACGAGCGAAGCGCAGAAGTAGAACCGACCTTTATTCCAGCAGCGGAACCGGCGCAGATTGCAAGTATGGATGGCAAGAAAATAGAGTTAGAAGACGGCGCGAATGGAGATTCATTGCTTGATTTTTAGGGGGTAACTATGAGAAAAACAATTATTACTGGAGCCATTTTTGCGGGGTTAGCAGTTTTACTGGGAGCATTTGGGGCGCATGCTTTAAAAGATATGCTCGGAAGTTATGCGAGTACTTGGGAAACCGGCGTTCAGTATCAAATGTTTCACGCAGGTGGTATTTTGGTAGTGGGGTTATTAATGGAGAAACAAGCTAGTCGACTTTACACGTGGGCAGCGATTTTATTTGCGGTCGGAATTGTCTTTTTCTCCGGCAGTTTGTATGTTCTAAGTATTTCCAAAGTGGCCGTTTTAGGAGCGATTACGCCTATCGGTGGCGTTTGTTTTATCGTTGGTTGGTTCTTACTTATTTTAGGAGTATCAAGAAGAACGATGAGCAGATATTAATGGGAAAATAATCGTCTTTTCGCGCTAAGTTATGTGGAAAGACGATTATTTTTTCTTATTGGCAAATAAGTGATAAAATAAAGGAATGACAATTTATAAGGAGACAGCAATTACATGACTTATGCACTTGAAATAAAAGGGTTAAGAAAAATCTATTCCACTGGAGTCGAAGCATTACGCGGTGTTGATTTGACGGTAGAAGAAGGGGATTTTTATGCGCTACTTGGTCCTAATGGCGCTGGGAAATCAACGACTATTGGGATTATCACGTCGCTTGTAAATAAAACATCTGGTCAAGTGAGCGTGTTTGGTTACGATCTTGATACAGATATCGTCCGGGCAAAACAGCAAATCGGTCTTGTTCCGCAAGAATTCAATTTTAATCCATTCGAAACGGTTCAACAAATCGTTGTTAACCAAGCTGGATACTACGGTGTTTCTCGGAAGGAAGCTTTTAAACGTAGCGAAAAATATTTAAAACAATCGAATTTATGGGAGAAACGTAATGAACGTGCGCGGATGCTCTCGGGTGGGATGAAACGCCGCTTGATGATTGCGCGTGCTCTGATGCACGAACCTAAGTTGCTCATTTTAGATGAACCGACTGCTGGGGTGGATATTGAGCTTAGACGTGAGATGTGGACGTTTTTAAGAGAGTTGAACGAAAGTGGTACGACGATTATTTTGACGACGCATTATTTAGAAGAAGCAGAGATGCTCTGTCGTAATATCGGTATTATTCAATCTGGGGAGTTGATTGAGAATACCAGCATGAAATCATTGCTTGCTAAATTGCAATTCGAAACATTTATTTTTGATTTAGAGCCGTATGAAGAAGCTTTCGAAATTACGGGTTATAATCATGTGTTTGAAGATAAGCAAACCTTGTCAGTAGAAGTGGAACGTGATCAAGGGGTTAATCATATTTTTGAACAATTAAGCGAGCACGGCATCAAAGTGCTTTCGATGCGCAATAAATCTAATCGACTGGAAGAACTATTTTTGAAAATTACAGAAGAAAAACATCAAGTGGGGGAGAAACATGTTTAATCTATATTTTACAGCGTTAAAAAGTCTGGCGGCGAAAGAAACGAATCGTTATATGCGAATTTGGATTCAGACGTTAGTGCCACCAGTAATCACGACTTCGCTTTACTTTATTATTTTTGGGAAAATGATTGGTAGCCGCATTGGCGATATGAACGGCTTTTCCTATATGGAATACATTGTGCCCGGGCTGATTATGATGTCCGTTATTACGAGTTCTTATGCCAATGTGTCATCTTCGTTTTTCTCGCAAAAGTTTCAGAAGAATATTGAAGAAATTCTCGTTGCGCCAGTACCAACGCATATTATTATTTGGGGCTTTTTAATTGGCGGGATTGGTAGAAGTATTCTAGTCGGCGCGCTTGTTACGCTTATTTCGATGGTGTTTGTGCCGTTACACATTCACTCGTGGTCGATTGGGATTATTACCTTTTTAATGACGGCGATTTTATTTTCACTCGCGGGACTTATT belongs to Listeria swaminathanii and includes:
- a CDS encoding DUF975 family protein; its protein translation is MTISQVKRTAKESLRGNWGIAIGIFVLAWLILTVTGGILGWIPFVGQVAMILVTGPLYTGVAWVYLAISRGEQPDVAYMFSGFKEFGRTFVAYLLICIFTFLWSLLLIVPGIIKTYSYSQTFFILRDNPNISPLDAITESRHMMNGHKGRLFGLSLTFLLWYLIPIAVAIVGSVIVFSGAATSSYYSTDPSQVISTISAGAAFGGLVLILASWLITLGISLYVYPYLITSGAVFYDDLFAASEGTFTEETVIVADEEVDPFGTTEADPFVEDTHPEGFGPSTAKEPEVPEVPETPVTPETPETPEVPETPESPEAPENPEAPKDENEPK
- a CDS encoding Lmo0654 family protein, which translates into the protein MAHENLRELEDQLIELRQTYQEVISETRDFEDPQLQNGPINASEVRLSALRHEIAEVEKKIKKAESETE
- a CDS encoding metallophosphoesterase family protein, producing the protein MKPIFAVGDVHGEVTLLDELLENWDKERERLLFVGDLIDRGENPAAVLRKVKALADQTDVIVLKGNHEQMLLDFLENPTEKMHYYLSQGGMETIQSLIADSLDKKMTPEGLAERIKNEASELIDFIRNLPLYYEEGKYVFVHAGVDFSKKDWHDTEERDFFWIREPFLFGKNNTGKVFIFGHTPVQNLHSNGSSGIWVSEDKTRLDIDGGAVFGGELHGVVVEENLITKSFSVKK
- a CDS encoding DUF420 domain-containing protein — protein: MEQNKEKLTKPTSEKNYFWPIMIISFIAVVVILLLFFSPIGYQGAVHFDITIFPRMNAIFNSFTFVFLVIALWAIIKKKNIKMHRGFILAAFTSTLFFLVTYLTFHYISAETSTFGGVGIIRPIYFFILITHSFLAAIVVPLALFALVWGWTMQIDKHKKIVRWTMPIWLYVSLTGVLVYLFMAPYY
- a CDS encoding DUF1963 domain-containing protein, which encodes MSKGIDFKSIDNSMNIPRIGGESLLPNDIGWPVNPNGENLTFIMNLPTNFLNETHQFNYPEDKTISVFTTYNKGYFLDLIGYHGDEDELEGIKDGFTKVIMHSVGTLRNESEFLIPAKEIILGEEVVELDYFRGSLIGENPVFLQNEQLALGNYRFCLQIYEGDFPEEFGTIFNLGDSVGYLYLNEEVSEDIGLFFTQCT
- a CDS encoding LapB repeat-containing protein is translated as MKKLAKLIIAFSVICSIIIVPVDMPVKAEESNKRDDLIKSVSFYKSNGQSLTAKEKYNEQLDYFLEVAFGGNSFKKGDYFDVTLSTDALFYTDKVYDLKIDVDPTAAVNEQVVGNVRVIQNNDVYTLRIYFTEDSDSLFVNSFNGTFKIQVMPAHGDKNLINLSYNGARQNFKNIGTSSVELNVDMASDWPPVGISDFSKVNGDLYHAILVYEKPKSKVNYETEILVSYPLFEKRIPLGNVQNIKIEIWDEAKGIYRLGVAGVDYGTITYDVGTPFVGGPVFQMNCTIPFKGISTRTRVSFDIDTNVDGKPGTTDPYLVSLSSVASATKSLQFYPVNNGNANISATFYGKVTTKFEDELGNPITFADYSAATIPGKVNQAGKYEITEPFLYNSTQNIDKHAFDNLLSANKYKLLSVTSNNKLSETTDNLNIQIKRGFQNDVLYKIKALQKPVISALPEMEYSKTVTRTVEEFLTDVEASTDIPADINSDLSNVKWGVPGDYPVLLTAVNEDNQAADPVSVTIKILKNPAPIITVDPEITYDKTVTKDESTLLNEVNARTNDGSAIISDMDKQVKWGVPGNYEVTLQAVNEDGVAAEAKTFVVHILKSPAPIITVDPEITYPKTMTKTEAELLHEVNARTNDGSPLVSDMDKQVKWGVPGNYEVTLQAVNEDGVAAEAKTFVVHILKSPAPIIMVDPEITYDTTIIKDEQDLLRDVRARTNDNSVITSDAATKVKWRTPGSYTVTLNAVNEDGIPAEAVQFTVKIVEAEKAAIVVAENPGVTPKPKREEELVIRKLPLTGETTSKAIFVGLLCLGTWFLVRKK
- a CDS encoding carboxymuconolactone decarboxylase family protein: MKVSKSFEVFAKEAPEVQAAWMETVHKLDTASKLDKKTEELAYIAVLAATRLESGLPFHVKMAKLNGATRDEVISAILVGLPAVGNTVISALPVAIDAFDEE
- the pdxK gene encoding pyridoxine/pyridoxal/pyridoxamine kinase, giving the protein MTIKKTLTIAGSDSSGGAGLQADLKTFEEYGTYGFSAITTIVTMDPDNNWAHGVTPIDAQLVREQLKTILSGGPVDAMKTGMLGSIDIIKATREAIDKYGLKNVVIDPVMVCKGEDELIQPENAEAIRDLLLPKATITTPNLFEAGQLSGLGKLTTLDDMKAAAKKIIELGAKYVVIKGGKALESDKAIDLLYDGKEFTIYEVEKISPSHNHGAGCTFAAAITAGLAKGLTVEEAVAKAKDFVTAAIKGGFALNEFIGPVWHGAYNKAENR
- a CDS encoding Cof-type HAD-IIB family hydrolase, encoding MIKVIASDMDGTLLNSDIEIAQENVEAIEKARAKGIHFVLCTGRMYDDAMGLINKANLYAPAICMNGAEIRDEHGKIILQHPIDKNLARNTYNTLTELGMYTEFFTDMGPITTDKARGKEFMIEMHKRIHPDVPAETIMDKVEERFESKDVHEIPDVERILGNKDLTILKFISFSSDKDVLAKAKQKLENDSELSVTSSFSDNIEITHREAQKGISLQYYVEKLGVTLDETFAIGDNMNDISMLKMAGYSVAMGNGEEEVKELSKHVTLSNDEHGVAAAIYKMLETND
- a CDS encoding maltose acetyltransferase domain-containing protein: MKTELEKMIAGEMYDPSDRELAHGRNRARKFCREINDTMDSASRSSVLKRLFGGTKENVYVEPDFRVDYGSNIYVGENFYANFDCVILDVCEVHIGDNCMMAPGVHIYTATHPLDPVERNSGLELGKPVEIGDNVWIGGRAIINPGVKLGNNVVVASGAVVTKSFPDNVVVAGNPARVIKTIEVEEK
- a CDS encoding DUF5327 family protein; this translates as MIISDAKIFEQMESELAKARAATTKASQDKHLHGLMLLVQLAKTGDERSAEVEPTFIPAAEPAQIASMDGKKIELEDGANGDSLLDF
- a CDS encoding DUF423 domain-containing protein; protein product: MRKTIITGAIFAGLAVLLGAFGAHALKDMLGSYASTWETGVQYQMFHAGGILVVGLLMEKQASRLYTWAAILFAVGIVFFSGSLYVLSISKVAVLGAITPIGGVCFIVGWFLLILGVSRRTMSRY